CTTACCATAATGACTAAATCAGGAAAAATAATTCTTGATGACCTGCTTTTTGAGACTGTTTATGACATAGAAATAGGCGTTCTTCCTGACGGGAAAGAAGTAAGAAAAAAAGCGGTCAGATTTATTGATGTTTCAGGTTATCAGGCCGCCTGGCTTGCCTGTATGATTCATAACCTGAGCAGCAGGCAGGCCGAATTAGGCAATCCATCAGTAGATGAAAGGCCCGAAGTTTTAAAAGAAATTTTTTGATATGTTCAATCTTAAATACCTGACTTACTAAAAACCTGATGAGAGTTTTTTAATAAAAGCCTCATCAGGTTTGTGAAAATAAACTCCATTTTTACCTGACTCATCAAGCCCCCTGATAAACAAATAGAAAACTCCGCCAAAATTTTTCTTATACGAATACTCAGGAATTCTCGCTGCAAGATATCTATCAAGGGCAACAATATAAAAATGGTACTGGAGTATATATAATTCGGAAATCATGACGTCATTAAGCTTGGCTGTTGAATATGAGTCGTTTGTATCGCCCATATGATTCGATTTCCAGTCTACAAGATAATATATTTCGTTATGCTCGAAAAGCATGTCCATGAAACCGCGCATAAAACCATTAATTGGCCAGTGATTCAGTTTTTCGAGTTTACTGACAAGTTTCTGGTTAATCTCCTCTTCTCCGCAGTTTCCTGAAAAAGTTTTCGTCAGATCACTTGGAATAAGTTTCCTTATTGGGAAATAGAATCCAATTTCATTGATTCTGGACTCACGTTTGATCGATGAAAGGCTGAAATCAGAATCAACGTCCTGAAGTTTTAATGAAACAAGAACTGTTGCCATTTCCGTTATAATGTCTGCCCACTCCAGGTCGAAACCGAATTCCTGGAGCTTTGTTTCTGCGAGGCTTTTAATAGCCTGAGTGTCTGATTTGAAATCAAGCTTTTCAATAAAAGAATGAATAAAATTCCCTGCTTCCCTTCCCTTGGGAAAGTCAAAAATTGTTTTTTTGCTGTCAGATGACTTGTTTGGTTTTTCATTTATACTGAGTTCGCCTGCTTCAAATTCAGGGATATCAGGATCTATTTTTGGAGAATGCGCTTCTGCAGTTATGCCTGAAAAACTTGATATAACTGTGCCAGATTTGATACGTCTCTCAAAATGTCTTATGAAAAGGCTTTTTTTCTCCTGTTCAAATTGGCTATTAATTGATGGCGCATTGTTCTTTGAGTAGTCAGAAATAAAAATCCTTCCTCCTGACTTTGTACTTAATCCATTCAGTAATGCCATTTTTTCGTTGAAATCTGTTTTCCCAAGGCCCTTTTTCAGATCATCAATACCGTCGTTTATGTTCAATTTGCCTTCATGAAAAAGAAGATAACCCAGAGATGAACAGCACGAGTCTGTGTCTATGGCAATGAAACAGGCATGTTTAGCCCTTGTAAGAGCCACATAAAGGAGTCTTGCTGATTCTGCAAGTTCCTCTGCCTTATGTTTTTTTTGCGTTAATTTGAAATCTGGGTGGGTGACGTCAAAATAAGTGAATGATTCATCGTCATCTGATGAATGGATAACAATGCTTTCATGTTTCATTCTTGAAATGTCTTTTGCAGGAAAAGGACAGAATACAATCGGAAACTCAAGGCCTTTGCTTTTATGAATTGTAATTATCTTTACGGCATCGGCTTCGCTTTCAAGCCTCAAAAGCTCCTCTTCAGAACCACTTGTTTCCGGCAGCATTTTTTCTGAAAGCCATGATATTACTTCATCTGGCGAAAGCTTTTCTGATGATTCCTGATGGTTTATTAATTCTGCAAGATGAAAAAGGTTTGTCAGGGTTCTTTCGCCATCAGGTTCGGATGCAATTGCAGCCATGACTCCTTGCCTGTTAATGGCATTTCTGAACATCTGGCTGAAATCTTTTTTTACCCATACTTCATTAAGTTCCCTGAAAAAAACAATAGCCTTGTCCAGAGCTTTTTCATCGTGGCCAAGTTCTGCAATCTCAATGGCGTTAAGCCCGAAGAATGGGGTCAAAAGAGCTGCTTTGAGTCTGCCCGTGTCAGAAGAATCTGCGACCGCGGCAAGGAGTCTTGACATA
Above is a genomic segment from Desulforegula conservatrix Mb1Pa containing:
- the recB gene encoding exodeoxyribonuclease V subunit beta, giving the protein MTGDKKFMEFDPFTCELSGVNLIEASAGTGKTYSIASLYLRFVLESNLPVESILVVTFTEAATAELKDRIRKRLKECLDHLKKGAISGTDSFSESLSQLDGNSRKLAEMKLEIALRTFDKASIFTIHGFCRRVLQEQAFETGSMFDFRLEPDLSDLEAEIISDFLRSRFKKDANNTGNNIYDSKIFLSYLVDNKFFSGLIPQFMSKIRPFLKVTVKDFHNNSDSLDSNNFGIIKAEKEFRLSFEKAKNMWESKNKEIRSCLLESKTLNGTSYKEGIIKRLFENIDEYLSSETPMPALFDDFEKLTSSFIEGKTKKGQNPPVHDFFDLCEDLKNTSDLLSDFYIAELNRVKMDFMEYFSSESEKRKNINNTLGFNDLLLKVHDAIKGPFSEKICASLRKRFRAALIDEFQDTDHIQYDIFSTAFKNSTPLFLIGDPKQSIYGFRGADIFAYLKASEQAEKKYTLTTNWRSDGDLIQAVNSIFSNRENPFVFDGINYFNSKASDGRTNSDFEYPGIAGPLEIFAFAGKKNDSIKKPENLICEYVTDRISKLISEKARISGKPVKPGDIAILVRRHSEGKKIKRLLDRAGIPSVSSGGDDVFKSVEAHYMSRLLAAVADSSDTGRLKAALLTPFFGLNAIEIAELGHDEKALDKAIVFFRELNEVWVKKDFSQMFRNAINRQGVMAAIASEPDGERTLTNLFHLAELINHQESSEKLSPDEVISWLSEKMLPETSGSEEELLRLESEADAVKIITIHKSKGLEFPIVFCPFPAKDISRMKHESIVIHSSDDDESFTYFDVTHPDFKLTQKKHKAEELAESARLLYVALTRAKHACFIAIDTDSCCSSLGYLLFHEGKLNINDGIDDLKKGLGKTDFNEKMALLNGLSTKSGGRIFISDYSKNNAPSINSQFEQEKKSLFIRHFERRIKSGTVISSFSGITAEAHSPKIDPDIPEFEAGELSINEKPNKSSDSKKTIFDFPKGREAGNFIHSFIEKLDFKSDTQAIKSLAETKLQEFGFDLEWADIITEMATVLVSLKLQDVDSDFSLSSIKRESRINEIGFYFPIRKLIPSDLTKTFSGNCGEEEINQKLVSKLEKLNHWPINGFMRGFMDMLFEHNEIYYLVDWKSNHMGDTNDSYSTAKLNDVMISELYILQYHFYIVALDRYLAARIPEYSYKKNFGGVFYLFIRGLDESGKNGVYFHKPDEAFIKKLSSGF